A genome region from Frankineae bacterium MT45 includes the following:
- a CDS encoding diguanylate cyclase (GGDEF) domain-containing protein, giving the protein MTNRQSLVGDRAVRVAGIVVWSFLAVSYLTVSLVASNDPRVTQSMVAAGLVFFFVILLGWIVIAMIAQPTRRRSLRILVISIAFWAAGSAVLNATAQPDLTKFPAPGEWLFLISYVGLAAYLITDAGHRVTRTTLSAWLETVVICGATVCVAGAVLLSPVASQFKSNGVPLLVALLYPLIDVALGVLVVAQIVLRARSGFRHSGVLIVVFALFAYADAHFVGYLSSGVYNSSLVNDACYGIAFALLVTQACQQPVVVPDTIPKRQRPAIFLIAGVAALAVLVFHPTDAVGSYLAAVALITLLAVGGRLVVALNEANRAAEAYALARSDDLTNLPNRRAVLALITERLAAHQPFSLMILDLNGFKDVNDTLGHAAGDAVLQLVAHRMRTALDPGIMVARLGGDEFAAVVPGPDQVEAMAAAQSILRALRQPLTVEGISIGTDASIGVTTSADSDTKSGELLRRADVAMYQAKVSRAGALVYDSHYDHFSREKLQIAEELRKGILSGQLELWYQPQIDAETQQIGGLEALVRWQHPKEGLLSPAVFLPAARRAGLMPALSAEVVRIALSDLADWRSRGLDPRVAINCAPPELMSGSFLPALYEAMKEADVPASSLVIEVTEDSFLNEPERARAVLRDIRKHGMQISIDDYGTGFSSLSYLRDLPVQELKIDGSFITAMRHDPRSQMIVASTLQMAKALGLRTVAEGVEDSATAADLVAMGVDVLQGYHLSRPLRPGQVETWMREWTTFADIAYETTPRETVQLPELPGDPPRQR; this is encoded by the coding sequence ATGACGAATAGGCAGTCGCTGGTGGGCGACCGAGCCGTGCGTGTGGCCGGCATCGTCGTCTGGTCGTTCCTGGCTGTCTCTTACCTGACGGTCAGCCTGGTCGCCTCGAACGACCCCCGCGTCACGCAATCGATGGTCGCCGCTGGGCTCGTGTTCTTCTTCGTCATTCTTCTCGGGTGGATCGTCATCGCGATGATCGCGCAGCCGACGCGGCGGCGCTCGCTACGCATCCTCGTGATCTCCATAGCTTTCTGGGCAGCCGGATCCGCCGTACTCAATGCCACCGCCCAGCCGGACCTGACCAAGTTCCCCGCTCCGGGCGAGTGGTTGTTCCTCATCTCCTACGTCGGACTGGCGGCGTACCTGATCACCGACGCCGGGCACCGGGTCACGCGAACGACGCTCTCGGCATGGCTGGAGACGGTGGTGATCTGCGGAGCGACGGTCTGTGTCGCCGGCGCGGTTCTCCTCTCACCGGTCGCCTCACAGTTCAAGAGCAACGGGGTTCCACTACTGGTGGCGCTTCTCTACCCATTGATCGATGTGGCCCTCGGCGTTCTGGTCGTTGCGCAGATCGTGCTGCGCGCCCGAAGTGGATTTCGGCACTCTGGCGTCCTTATTGTCGTGTTCGCGCTATTCGCGTATGCCGACGCCCATTTCGTCGGATATCTCTCCTCTGGTGTCTACAATTCTTCGCTGGTCAATGATGCTTGTTACGGAATCGCATTCGCGCTCCTCGTAACGCAGGCATGCCAGCAGCCGGTCGTGGTGCCCGACACGATTCCCAAGCGCCAGCGTCCGGCAATCTTCCTCATCGCCGGTGTGGCCGCGCTGGCGGTCCTGGTTTTCCATCCGACGGATGCGGTCGGCTCGTACCTGGCCGCGGTCGCCCTCATCACGCTGCTGGCGGTTGGCGGGCGTCTGGTCGTCGCGCTGAATGAGGCAAACCGGGCCGCCGAGGCGTACGCGCTGGCTCGAAGCGACGACCTGACCAACCTGCCGAACCGTCGCGCGGTGCTGGCCCTGATCACCGAACGTCTGGCCGCTCATCAGCCGTTCTCGTTGATGATTCTCGATCTCAACGGCTTCAAGGACGTGAACGACACCCTCGGCCACGCCGCCGGGGACGCGGTGCTGCAACTGGTCGCGCACCGGATGCGCACCGCCCTCGACCCGGGCATCATGGTCGCCCGACTCGGTGGCGACGAGTTCGCCGCGGTCGTTCCCGGTCCCGACCAGGTCGAGGCGATGGCCGCAGCCCAGAGCATCCTGCGAGCCTTACGCCAGCCGCTGACTGTCGAGGGCATCAGCATCGGCACCGATGCCTCGATCGGGGTGACGACGAGCGCCGACTCCGACACCAAGAGCGGTGAGCTCCTGCGTCGCGCCGACGTCGCCATGTATCAGGCGAAGGTCAGCCGGGCCGGAGCGCTGGTCTACGACTCGCACTACGACCATTTCTCCCGCGAGAAGCTCCAGATCGCCGAGGAGTTGCGCAAGGGCATCCTCTCCGGACAGCTGGAACTCTGGTACCAGCCTCAGATCGACGCTGAAACCCAGCAGATCGGGGGCCTGGAGGCATTGGTGCGATGGCAGCACCCGAAGGAGGGGCTCCTCTCACCGGCCGTCTTCCTGCCGGCCGCCCGCCGCGCGGGACTGATGCCGGCGCTGTCGGCCGAGGTGGTGCGCATCGCGCTGAGCGACCTCGCCGACTGGCGATCACGCGGGCTTGATCCTCGGGTCGCCATCAACTGCGCGCCACCGGAACTGATGAGTGGCTCCTTCCTCCCCGCGCTCTATGAGGCGATGAAGGAGGCCGACGTGCCGGCCTCGAGCCTGGTCATCGAAGTCACTGAGGACTCGTTCCTGAATGAGCCGGAGCGGGCGCGCGCCGTCCTGCGGGACATCCGTAAGCACGGAATGCAGATCTCCATCGACGACTACGGGACCGGCTTCTCCTCGCTCTCCTACCTGCGTGACCTGCCGGTACAGGAGCTGAAGATCGACGGGTCTTTCATCACGGCGATGCGCCACGATCCGCGTAGCCAGATGATCGTCGCCTCGACGCTGCAGATGGCCAAGGCACTTGGCCTGCGCACGGTGGCCGAGGGCGTGGAGGATTCAGCGACCGCCGCCGATCTGGTGGCGATGGGCGTTGATGTGCTGCAGGGATACCACCTGTCCCGACCGCTGCGGCCAGGTCAGGTCGAGACCTGGATGCGCGAGTGGACGACCTTCGCCGACATCGCGTACGAGACGACGCCGCGGGAAACCGTGCAGTTGCCTGAGCTGCCCGGCGACCCGCCCCGGCAACGCTAG
- a CDS encoding GDSL-like Lipase/Acylhydrolase family protein: protein MSLVGRRVTVRRRVTAGRAMAAIVSVTALFMTTTLLETPSSGAVDHQITMLAVGDSFSSGEGLADASGGCAQPSATGSQAYSQIAAQSTSAGVTIARPVVVLSCTGARYRQLIPSAVNPQGQWMPAIGRFDLVTFTYGGDDLDLADIIRQCIGLDASAALQSSVEGVVEASADQGDRLCPNQSEVKQAITDDIAAGYGDFLASVGNDMVTTGGNVVVLGYPEIVEDPSDWQGLSKAIGICMGIGTVDAVEVRSLISDLNAAIAAAVTSANAARPNGVHFTYLDVNNGGSAGIDRNDSRLFEPMDGAHHNLCSADSWINGLTATDSGRASFHPNEQAHEAEGSLLGEVVTRHLDWSTLGQLAPPPGPSASPSPTDDPRHTPRPKKPTPTPRPTTHTVVVPGRGIVVVPGPAPTPPPRSKPPAPGNTPIPATPSPPPSVEPPPTDTPSPEPTAT from the coding sequence ATGAGCCTCGTCGGGCGGCGCGTCACCGTTCGGCGGCGCGTCACCGCGGGGCGGGCGATGGCGGCAATCGTGAGCGTGACCGCGCTCTTCATGACGACCACCCTGCTGGAGACGCCGAGTTCCGGCGCCGTCGACCATCAGATCACCATGCTGGCCGTCGGCGACTCCTTCTCCTCCGGCGAAGGCCTGGCCGACGCCAGCGGCGGCTGCGCCCAGCCGTCGGCCACCGGTTCGCAGGCCTACTCACAGATCGCGGCGCAGAGCACGTCGGCCGGGGTGACGATCGCCCGCCCGGTGGTCGTGCTCAGTTGCACCGGCGCTCGGTACCGGCAGCTGATCCCGTCGGCGGTGAACCCGCAGGGGCAGTGGATGCCCGCCATCGGCCGCTTCGATCTGGTCACCTTCACCTACGGCGGGGACGATCTGGATCTGGCCGACATCATCCGGCAGTGCATCGGCCTGGACGCCTCAGCGGCCCTGCAGAGCAGCGTCGAGGGGGTCGTCGAGGCATCGGCCGACCAGGGCGACCGGCTCTGTCCGAACCAGTCCGAGGTGAAGCAGGCCATCACCGACGACATCGCCGCCGGCTACGGGGACTTTCTCGCCTCGGTCGGCAACGACATGGTCACCACCGGCGGCAACGTCGTGGTCCTCGGCTATCCGGAGATCGTCGAGGACCCCTCCGACTGGCAGGGGTTGAGCAAGGCCATCGGCATCTGCATGGGCATCGGGACCGTCGATGCCGTCGAGGTGCGCTCGCTGATCAGCGACCTCAACGCAGCTATCGCCGCCGCTGTGACGAGTGCGAACGCGGCTCGCCCGAATGGTGTCCACTTCACCTACCTCGACGTCAATAACGGTGGCAGTGCGGGCATCGACCGCAACGATTCCCGGCTCTTCGAGCCCATGGACGGCGCGCACCACAATCTCTGTTCAGCCGATTCGTGGATCAACGGCCTCACCGCCACCGATTCCGGGCGGGCGTCGTTCCATCCGAATGAGCAGGCTCATGAAGCCGAGGGGAGCCTGCTGGGCGAGGTGGTGACGCGGCACCTCGACTGGAGCACACTCGGCCAGCTCGCGCCGCCGCCTGGGCCGTCGGCGTCGCCCTCCCCCACCGACGACCCGCGACACACTCCCCGCCCGAAGAAGCCGACACCGACACCGCGGCCGACGACGCACACCGTGGTGGTCCCCGGCCGGGGCATCGTGGTCGTGCCGGGGCCGGCACCTACCCCGCCTCCGCGAAGTAAGCCGCCTGCCCCGGGTAATACCCCGATCCCAGCAACGCCCAGTCCCCCGCCGTCCGTGGAGCCACCGCCGACGGACACGCCGTCGCCGGAACCGACTGCCACCTAG
- a CDS encoding H+/Cl-antiporter ClcA, translating into MRPLAVLALTGVGAGIGGVGLTLLLHLIQHLAFGYTENTFLIGVERASGRRRVLAMAIGGLIVGLGWWAQRAHLRIITVREALREHRPRLPIPSTLFDSILQITAVAFGASLGREGAPRQFGASIGLWLAGRAGLSLEQQRTIMACGAGAGLAAVYNVPLGGALFTLEVLLASAARADIVAAVLTSATATAVAWPVLSNRPTYSVPDLHLTATAFTWAIVFGPIAGVAGAAFMRLAALALRRQPQGWHLPVATTLTFAFVGAVAIWFPQLLGNGKGAAQLAFDAIPTIALLATLAVLKPLATALCLRSGATGGLLTPALATGALLGAAAGGIWTHLWPGSPLAAFAIIGAAAVLATTQRAPLTAIALVIEFTHTGETLLVPIMIAVGTATLTSQHLPGWSHLTNAHTTT; encoded by the coding sequence GTGCGGCCACTGGCCGTACTGGCCCTCACCGGAGTCGGCGCCGGGATCGGCGGAGTGGGCCTGACCCTGCTACTGCACCTGATCCAGCACCTGGCCTTCGGCTACACCGAGAACACCTTCCTCATCGGGGTGGAGCGCGCCTCGGGTCGACGCCGGGTGCTGGCCATGGCAATCGGCGGGCTGATCGTTGGGCTCGGCTGGTGGGCGCAGCGGGCCCATCTGCGCATCATCACCGTGCGCGAGGCGCTTCGCGAACACCGGCCGCGGCTGCCGATCCCGAGCACGCTCTTCGACTCGATCCTGCAGATCACCGCGGTCGCCTTCGGCGCATCACTCGGACGCGAGGGGGCGCCGCGCCAGTTCGGGGCCTCGATCGGTCTCTGGCTGGCCGGACGGGCCGGACTCTCGCTGGAGCAGCAGCGCACGATCATGGCCTGCGGGGCGGGGGCAGGGCTCGCCGCGGTCTACAACGTGCCGCTGGGCGGGGCGCTCTTCACGCTGGAGGTTCTCCTCGCCTCCGCCGCCCGGGCCGACATCGTCGCCGCCGTGCTCACCAGCGCGACGGCCACCGCGGTTGCCTGGCCCGTCCTCTCCAACCGCCCGACCTACTCCGTCCCCGACCTCCACCTCACCGCCACCGCCTTCACGTGGGCCATCGTCTTCGGACCGATCGCCGGGGTGGCCGGAGCCGCGTTCATGCGGTTGGCCGCGCTGGCCCTGCGCCGCCAACCTCAGGGGTGGCACCTGCCGGTCGCCACGACGCTCACCTTCGCCTTCGTCGGAGCGGTCGCCATCTGGTTCCCGCAGTTGCTCGGCAACGGCAAGGGGGCGGCCCAGCTCGCCTTCGACGCCATCCCAACGATCGCCCTGCTGGCCACGCTGGCTGTGCTGAAGCCACTCGCCACCGCGCTCTGCCTGCGCAGCGGCGCAACCGGCGGCCTGCTGACGCCGGCCCTGGCGACCGGAGCCCTACTCGGCGCGGCGGCGGGTGGCATCTGGACGCACCTCTGGCCGGGCAGCCCACTCGCCGCCTTCGCCATCATCGGTGCCGCCGCCGTCCTGGCGACGACCCAGCGGGCACCGCTCACCGCGATCGCTCTCGTCATCGAGTTCACCCACACCGGCGAGACGCTCCTGGTCCCGATCATGATCGCCGTCGGCACGGCGACCCTCACTTCCCAGCACCTGCCGGGCTGGAGCCACCTCACCAACGCCCACACCACCACCTGA
- a CDS encoding STAS domain-containing protein, which produces MDSTLSTPETTATLRVDALRSEGGRSYIKVSGSMGRGSAELVEALIDVQLSRRRRFIRMDLADLTEIDEVGVRTVVAVHRRVLAERGTLVLAEVPELVQAAFTTYAPDDGLLVMYPCADHGAAMASFVRRSGSRG; this is translated from the coding sequence ATGGACTCGACGCTGAGTACCCCGGAGACGACGGCGACCCTGCGGGTGGATGCGCTGCGCAGCGAGGGTGGCCGCTCGTACATCAAGGTCTCCGGGAGCATGGGGCGCGGTAGCGCGGAACTGGTCGAGGCGCTGATCGACGTGCAGCTGAGTCGTCGACGGAGGTTCATCCGGATGGATCTGGCCGATCTCACCGAGATCGACGAGGTCGGTGTCCGCACCGTCGTGGCCGTCCATCGCCGGGTGCTGGCCGAGCGGGGCACGTTGGTGCTGGCCGAAGTGCCGGAGCTGGTCCAGGCGGCCTTCACGACCTACGCGCCTGACGACGGGCTGCTCGTCATGTACCCGTGCGCCGATCACGGGGCGGCGATGGCCAGTTTCGTGCGCCGCAGCGGGAGTCGAGGTTGA
- a CDS encoding S-adenosylmethionine decarboxylase: MHDLAPEIHRQRLVVEGIPKRNISAEEIVNYLSKLSVELDMVTLIEPVTHQSPKFGWAGWIHWETSGAHFYAWDEPQLFFSVDIYTCKAFDNEAAVEFTARFFDTTTIVSKAF; the protein is encoded by the coding sequence ATGCACGATCTTGCTCCCGAAATCCATCGTCAACGGCTCGTCGTCGAGGGAATTCCGAAGCGCAACATCTCGGCCGAAGAGATCGTCAACTACCTCTCCAAACTCTCCGTCGAACTCGATATGGTGACGCTCATCGAGCCGGTCACCCATCAGTCACCCAAATTCGGCTGGGCCGGCTGGATTCACTGGGAGACCTCTGGTGCGCACTTCTACGCCTGGGACGAGCCGCAGTTGTTCTTCTCCGTCGACATCTACACCTGCAAGGCGTTCGACAACGAGGCCGCCGTGGAGTTCACCGCGCGATTCTTCGACACCACGACGATCGTCAGTAAGGCCTTCTGA
- a CDS encoding patatin-related protein translates to MGTHSLPDPPAPAAGPETPATPEGPETPATPEPPSLPETAATPAPTATPAAPDATVDRRVTPATQVLRIATTMTGGVSLAIWMGGIVREIDLLCQASQWRTQLTFDDDLPVQDESGSPERSIKVRYLHLLEALDTVVDTDILSGTSAGGINAALLGYARATGKDLGGLRDLWLRLGSLGTLLRDPRDPSIPSLMYGDAQLFTGLASALADMPSAVAMPPYGRTSGRLDDPEMKLFITTTLLNGETSRFTDSYGTLVQDVEHHGMFMFSDTDFVGDGHDEARAALALAARSTASFPAAFEPSFVPFDEADAISATKDHPLRPAMRSFTNTTRSHWVADGGLLANRPIAPLLQAILDRAGADGVVRRVLLYVVPSGGDAPDMLLSQPSDAFATPFGLVDGLLKDLVALSNQSITGDLRAIQDHNDRISARSDSRLQLAELGARLDPAKPHRLLTTQVLNDFVERQAAQTSEAVIDALLRRITTWPAATPSAKGAPAGGAGNNVVPALWAQALSSPTGEPDCRQGAIDGLCADWTTRIPETYQDLAVFGKPAFDGAKAAALALLRNAYDLVDTAEDRVWIAMKRKELQLTLITKPRLNVQPFVDIQCTEDEALRNTPLPEAAHLLAKRYLASRVCDEQNPDPEPILVKAWGALAAVFDEQTLQTLALFVSRVPVADRTRTQPTGVDAPTDTPPQEHPQSTNGRRASAARNVGTYLTYLRRDGDDPLEIALRLFNLHAAHRAILPVNAELEQPVEFIQVSADTRTLLDPLRQTAARKLTGMQLHHFGAFYKESWRANDWMWGRFDGAGWLVHMLLDPRRIELKSRERADQSGSAVEWLINLLSDPQIAGPIPVQGYPLPPRGLSNTGAPADSVLTRADIEKELAYLDDRSMPAPASLPLTSLWVARAVQETIAAEELPNVAATILGGAAPSASRVTKIVPQDGAKPNVAPTAVQWASDVTKLHAAPEAAAAVVALKLPSCPVPEETFKSELGTSLLTRTTTHAAATVTAAVSSVQQIPSVVRPVLTSMRTVTLTGYRASTLVDPAPKRLAMIGAGALVLGVAAAIQQSAVFGLPGLLLAITGTYCLAIAAWGASKMLLISFLSLLLLAGIGSLAIPTVRRYLFGTSPSEDGWIGQHIYWIGENWWHPFVVLGALVFLLILVAVVVDPVGKRRAAPTK, encoded by the coding sequence ATGGGAACTCATTCGCTGCCTGACCCTCCGGCGCCAGCGGCCGGACCCGAAACGCCCGCGACACCCGAGGGACCCGAGACTCCCGCTACGCCCGAGCCGCCCAGCTTGCCGGAGACCGCCGCGACACCTGCGCCGACCGCGACCCCCGCAGCGCCTGACGCAACCGTGGATCGTCGAGTGACACCGGCGACGCAGGTGCTGCGCATTGCCACGACGATGACCGGGGGAGTGAGCCTCGCCATCTGGATGGGCGGGATTGTCAGGGAGATCGACCTGCTCTGCCAGGCCTCGCAGTGGCGAACCCAGCTCACCTTCGACGATGACTTGCCGGTGCAGGACGAGAGCGGCTCGCCTGAGCGCAGCATCAAGGTGCGGTATCTGCACCTGCTCGAGGCGCTCGATACCGTGGTCGACACCGACATCCTGTCGGGCACCAGCGCCGGTGGCATCAACGCAGCTCTCCTCGGCTATGCCCGTGCGACGGGCAAGGATCTCGGTGGCCTGCGCGATCTCTGGCTGCGTCTCGGCTCGCTCGGGACTCTGCTGCGTGATCCTCGGGATCCGAGCATTCCCTCCCTGATGTATGGCGATGCTCAGCTCTTCACCGGACTCGCCTCGGCTTTGGCCGACATGCCGAGTGCGGTTGCGATGCCGCCGTATGGACGCACCAGTGGCCGCCTCGATGATCCGGAGATGAAGCTCTTCATCACGACCACACTGCTCAATGGCGAGACGAGCCGCTTCACCGACTCCTACGGCACCCTGGTGCAGGACGTCGAACATCACGGCATGTTCATGTTCTCCGACACCGATTTCGTCGGTGACGGCCACGATGAGGCCCGGGCCGCGCTGGCACTCGCCGCCCGCAGCACCGCCTCCTTCCCGGCCGCCTTCGAGCCGTCCTTCGTCCCCTTCGACGAGGCCGACGCGATCAGCGCGACAAAGGACCACCCGCTGCGCCCGGCGATGCGCTCCTTCACCAACACCACCCGATCGCACTGGGTCGCCGACGGCGGTCTGCTGGCCAACCGCCCGATTGCCCCACTTCTACAGGCGATTCTCGATCGCGCCGGGGCTGACGGGGTGGTGCGGCGGGTGCTTCTCTACGTCGTCCCCTCCGGCGGCGACGCACCGGACATGCTGCTGAGCCAGCCCAGCGATGCCTTCGCCACGCCCTTCGGATTGGTCGACGGACTGCTGAAGGATCTGGTGGCCCTCTCCAACCAGTCGATCACCGGCGACCTACGCGCGATCCAGGATCACAACGACCGGATCAGTGCCCGCTCGGACTCCCGCCTTCAGTTGGCCGAACTGGGTGCCCGTCTGGACCCGGCGAAACCGCACCGGCTACTCACCACTCAGGTGCTCAACGACTTCGTCGAACGACAGGCGGCGCAGACCTCCGAAGCAGTGATCGACGCGCTACTTCGCCGGATCACCACCTGGCCTGCCGCCACTCCGTCGGCCAAGGGCGCGCCGGCCGGGGGCGCCGGAAACAACGTCGTCCCGGCCCTCTGGGCCCAGGCGCTCTCCAGCCCGACCGGAGAGCCGGACTGCCGGCAGGGTGCGATCGACGGCCTCTGCGCCGACTGGACGACGCGGATCCCCGAGACGTACCAGGACCTGGCCGTCTTCGGTAAGCCCGCCTTCGACGGCGCCAAAGCGGCCGCCCTGGCCCTGCTGCGCAATGCCTACGATCTGGTCGACACCGCCGAGGACCGGGTCTGGATCGCCATGAAAAGAAAGGAACTTCAGCTCACCCTCATCACCAAGCCACGACTGAACGTGCAGCCCTTCGTCGACATCCAGTGCACCGAGGATGAGGCGCTGCGCAACACCCCGCTGCCTGAGGCGGCCCACCTGCTCGCGAAGCGGTACCTGGCCTCCCGTGTCTGCGATGAACAGAACCCCGATCCCGAACCCATCCTGGTGAAGGCCTGGGGGGCGCTGGCCGCGGTCTTCGATGAGCAGACCCTGCAGACGCTGGCCCTCTTCGTCAGCCGGGTACCGGTGGCCGACCGGACCCGCACCCAGCCCACCGGCGTGGACGCCCCGACTGACACCCCGCCGCAGGAGCACCCGCAGTCGACCAACGGTCGCCGAGCCTCCGCCGCCCGCAACGTCGGTACTTACCTGACCTACCTTCGACGTGACGGCGACGACCCCCTGGAGATCGCGCTGCGGCTCTTCAACCTGCACGCAGCGCATCGGGCGATCCTGCCGGTGAACGCCGAACTCGAGCAGCCGGTCGAGTTCATCCAGGTCAGCGCCGACACCCGGACGCTGCTCGATCCGCTGCGCCAGACCGCAGCCCGCAAGCTCACCGGCATGCAGTTGCATCATTTCGGCGCCTTTTACAAGGAATCCTGGCGAGCCAACGACTGGATGTGGGGTCGCTTCGACGGTGCCGGCTGGCTGGTGCACATGCTGCTGGACCCGCGGCGCATCGAGCTGAAGTCGCGAGAGCGTGCTGATCAGTCGGGCTCGGCGGTGGAGTGGCTCATCAATCTCCTCAGCGACCCGCAGATCGCCGGCCCGATCCCCGTGCAGGGGTATCCGCTCCCGCCGCGTGGGCTCTCCAACACCGGAGCTCCGGCCGACTCCGTGCTGACCCGGGCCGATATCGAGAAAGAACTGGCCTACCTCGATGACCGTTCGATGCCGGCGCCGGCCAGCTTGCCGCTCACCTCGCTCTGGGTCGCCCGAGCGGTGCAGGAGACGATCGCCGCTGAGGAGCTGCCCAACGTAGCGGCCACGATCCTCGGCGGGGCGGCTCCGAGCGCCTCCAGGGTGACCAAGATCGTCCCCCAGGACGGTGCGAAGCCGAACGTCGCGCCGACCGCGGTGCAGTGGGCCTCGGACGTGACCAAGCTTCATGCCGCTCCGGAGGCGGCGGCCGCGGTGGTGGCGCTGAAGCTCCCGAGCTGCCCGGTGCCCGAGGAGACGTTCAAGTCCGAGCTCGGCACCTCGCTGCTGACGAGAACCACCACCCATGCCGCGGCGACCGTCACCGCGGCGGTGAGTTCGGTCCAGCAGATCCCCTCTGTCGTCCGACCGGTGCTGACCTCGATGCGGACGGTCACCCTCACCGGGTACCGGGCCAGTACCTTGGTCGACCCGGCGCCGAAGCGGCTGGCGATGATCGGCGCCGGTGCGCTCGTCCTCGGAGTGGCGGCGGCGATCCAGCAGAGCGCCGTCTTCGGCCTACCCGGCCTGCTACTCGCGATCACCGGCACGTACTGCCTGGCGATTGCGGCCTGGGGCGCGTCGAAGATGCTGCTGATCTCCTTTCTTTCCCTACTGTTGCTGGCCGGGATCGGCTCGCTGGCCATCCCGACCGTGCGCCGCTACCTCTTCGGCACCAGCCCGTCCGAGGACGGTTGGATCGGCCAACATATCTACTGGATCGGGGAGAACTGGTGGCACCCCTTCGTCGTTCTGGGGGCCCTTGTCTTTCTGCTGATCCTGGTCGCCGTGGTCGTTGACCCGGTTGGCAAGCGGCGGGCCGCTCCGACAAAATGA
- a CDS encoding Predicted oxidoreductase gives MVRRFLRLLLAAWAELFALRLIRIKYEGMNFRYLGNSGMQISEITYGNWLTHGSQVENDVATQCVKAALDVGITSFDTADVYANGRAEEVLGSALKGQRRESLEVFTKVYWPVGPDPKGKNDTGLSRKHIMEGIDGSLRRLQMDYVDLYQAHRYDIFTPLEETMQAFADVVRAGKALYIGVSEWTADQIRAGHALATELGISLVSSQPQYSMLWRVIEGEVVPTCEQLGIGQIVWSPIAQGALTGKYKPGEQAPAGSRATDEKGGAHNIQRWLDDEVLTRVQLLQPIAADLGLSMAQLAVAWVLQNSNVSAALVGASRPEQVAENVKAAGVKIDADSMARIDEAVGTVVVRDPAVVAKSMPQRRAV, from the coding sequence GTGGTGCGTCGATTTCTCCGACTATTGCTCGCTGCATGGGCAGAGCTGTTTGCGCTGCGGCTGATACGCATCAAGTATGAAGGAATGAACTTCAGATACCTCGGCAATTCCGGCATGCAGATCTCCGAGATCACCTACGGCAACTGGCTGACCCACGGCTCCCAGGTCGAGAACGACGTCGCGACACAGTGCGTGAAGGCGGCATTGGACGTCGGAATCACCAGCTTCGACACGGCTGACGTCTACGCCAACGGCCGGGCGGAGGAGGTGCTCGGTTCCGCGCTGAAAGGCCAGCGCCGTGAGTCGCTCGAGGTCTTCACCAAGGTCTACTGGCCGGTCGGGCCGGATCCCAAGGGCAAGAATGACACCGGGCTCTCGCGCAAGCACATCATGGAGGGGATCGACGGATCACTGCGTCGCCTGCAGATGGACTACGTCGACCTCTATCAGGCGCATCGCTACGACATCTTCACCCCGCTCGAGGAGACCATGCAGGCCTTCGCCGACGTGGTCCGGGCCGGAAAGGCGCTCTACATCGGCGTCAGCGAATGGACGGCCGACCAGATCCGGGCCGGTCACGCGCTCGCTACGGAGCTAGGCATCTCACTGGTCTCCAGCCAGCCGCAGTATTCGATGCTGTGGCGGGTGATCGAAGGAGAAGTAGTTCCGACGTGTGAGCAGTTGGGGATCGGCCAGATCGTCTGGTCGCCGATCGCCCAGGGCGCCCTTACCGGAAAGTACAAGCCCGGCGAGCAGGCGCCGGCCGGATCGCGGGCCACTGATGAGAAGGGCGGTGCTCACAACATTCAGCGCTGGCTGGATGACGAGGTTCTTACCCGGGTCCAGTTGCTGCAACCGATCGCCGCCGACCTTGGACTGTCGATGGCCCAGTTGGCCGTCGCCTGGGTGCTGCAGAACAGCAACGTCTCGGCGGCACTGGTCGGGGCCTCACGGCCGGAGCAGGTGGCCGAGAACGTCAAGGCCGCCGGCGTGAAGATCGACGCCGATTCCATGGCCCGTATCGATGAGGCCGTGGGTACGGTAGTGGTACGCGATCCGGCGGTGGTTGCGAAGTCGATGCCCCAGCGGCGGGCCGTCTGA